The following coding sequences are from one Triticum aestivum cultivar Chinese Spring chromosome 5A, IWGSC CS RefSeq v2.1, whole genome shotgun sequence window:
- the LOC123105520 gene encoding probable CoA ligase CCL12 isoform X1, which produces MAATARGGVGEIRAGDVEAAGLAAADAGPFLAALRLATGKYGGDAAAAWAAVVAAGVLRPDHPHALHQLVYYSVYAGWDRAKRGPPPYWFPSPIDCKETNLGRVMGENGPKLLGASYKDPISSFGLFHKFSVHNQEVYWKIVLKELSIKFVREPTSILDASDKSKKGGIWFPGAVLNIAECCLLPWPSQSKTDDSTAIVWRDEGFDDYPVNRMSLKELRTQVMTVANALDTMFQKGDHIAIDMPMTCNAVIVYLAIILGGFVVVGIADSFAPQEIATRMRVAKAKAIFTQDFIIRGGKKFPLYSRVMEGTSSKAIVIPATGDLLGVTPRNGDISWKDFLSRSAGRSSIYSPVYQSADALINILFSSGTTGEPKAIPWTQLCPIRCGADTWGHLDVRPKDIGCWPTNLGWVMGPIQLFSSFLNGATLALYHGSPLGRGFCKFVQDARVSVLGSVPSLVKSWKAGNLTEGLDWTKIRQVATYTVRKHSISSQPRRKELQFWNCRVLATTGEASDIDDNLWLSSRTCYKPIVECCGGTELASSYIQGSLLQPQAFGAFSGASMSTGFVILDEQGNPYPDDLPCSGEVGLFPLYFGATNRLLNADHDKVYFDGMPIYRGRQLRRHGDIIQRTVGGYYIVQGRADDTMNLGGIKTSSVEIERVCNGADEGLLETAAVGIKPSGGGPEQLAILAVLKDRSAPYDANILKGKFQTAIQKNLNPLFRVSYVKVVPEFPRTASNKLLRRVLRDQLKQELASRSKL; this is translated from the exons ATGGCGGCCACCGCGAGGGGCGGCGTGGGCGAGATCCGGgcgggcgacgtggaggcggccGGGCTCGCCGCGGCGGACGCGGGGCCCTTCCTCGCCGCGCTCCGCTTGGCGACCGGCAAATACGGCGGCGACGCGGCCGCCGCGTGGGCGGCGGTCGTGGCGGCGGGGGTGCTGCGGCCGGACCACCCGCACGCGCTCCACCAGCTGGTCTACTACTCCGTCTACGCCGGCTGGGACCGCGCCAAGCGGGGCCCGCCGCCCTACTGGTTCCCCTCCCC GATTGACTGCAAGGAAACGAATCTTGGGAGAGTGATGGGAGAGAATGGACCCAAGCTGTTAGGAGCATCATATAAGGATCCAATTTCAAGCTTTGGCCTCTTCCACAAATTCTCTGTTCATAATCAGGAG GTCTACTGGAAAATAGTGCTGAAGGAGCTTTCCATCAAGTTTGTACGAGAACCAACATCGATTCTAGATGCGTCAGATAAATCAAAGAAGGGAGGAATATGGTTCCCAGGTGCAGTGCTCAACATTGCTGAATGTTGTCTGCTACCTTGGCCTTCCCAGAGCAAGACCGATGATAGCACAGCTATTGTCTGGAGGGATGAGGGCTTTGACGATTAcccagtgaaccgtatgtcgtTGAAGGAGCTTCGCACCCAAGTGAT GACTGTTGCAAATGCCCTTGATACCATGTTCCAAAAGGGCGACCATATTGCAATAGACATGCCCATGACGTGCAATGCGGTCATTGTTTATTTGGCAATCATCCTTGGAGGCTTTGTTGTGGTGGGAATAGCAGACAGTTTTGCACCTCAGGAGATTGCGACTCGCATGAGGGTCGCAAAAGCAAAGGCAATCTTTACTCAG GATTTCATAATTAGGGGAGGGAAGAAATTTCCACTTTATAG CCGTGTCATGGAAGGGACTTCATCCAAAGCTATTGTGATCCCTGCAACTGGAGACCTTCTTGGAGTTACACCAAGGAATGGTGACATATCCTGGAAAGATTTTCTTTCTCGTTCTGCTGGAAG GTCATCGATATACTCTCCAGTTTATCAATCTGCAGACGCCCTAATTAATATACTGTTTTCATCAGGAACAACTG GGGAGCCAAAAGCTATACCATGGACACAACTTTGTCCCATAAGATGTGGAGCTGATACCTGGGGACATTTGGATGTTCGCCCAAAGGACATAGGCTGCTGGCCTACAAATCTGGGTTGGGTTATGGGACCTATTCAACTATTCTCATCCTTTCTAAATGGTGCGACGTTGGCTTTATATCATGGTTCTCCTCTTGGACGTGGCTTCTGCAAATTTGTCCAG GATGCCCGTGTGAGTGTATTAGGGTCTGTGCCTAGCTTGGTGAAATCATGGAAGGCTGGTAATCTTACTGAAGGGCTAGACTGGACCAAAATCAGGCAAGTTGCTACTTACACTGTTAGAAAGCACTCGATTTCATCACAACCTCGTCGAAAGGAGCTACAATTCTGGAATTGCAGGGTACTTGCCACAACAGGGGAGGCTTCTGATATTGATGATAATCTGTGGCTATCTTCACGTACCTGTTACAAACCCATTGTTGAGTGCTGTGGTGGCACAGAGCTGGCATCCTCATACATTCAAGGGAGTCTTCTGCAGCCACAAGCTTTTGGAGCTTTCAGTGGTGCATCGATGTCCACTGGGTTTGTCATACTCGATGAGCAGGGAAATCCATAT CCTGATGATCTACCTTGTTCTGGAGAAGTGGGCCTCTTCCCTTTATATTTTGGTGCTACTAATCGGCTTCTCAATGCTGACCATGATAAGGTTTACTTCGATGGAATGCCCATTTACAGAGGACGG CAACTCCGACGACATGGAGATATAATCCAGAGGACAGTAGGTGGTTACTATATCGTGCAGGGCAGAGCAGACGATACTATGAATCTTGGAGGGATTAAG ACAAGTTCAGTGGAGATCGAACGGGTTTGTAATGGAGCCGATGAGGGTTTGCTAGAAACAGCAGCTGTTGGCATCAAACCTTCCGGCGGGGGACCAGAACAACTGGCTATCTTGGCAGTGCTAAAAGATAGATCGGCACCATACGATGCAAATATTCTGAAGGGAAAGTTCCAGACAGCCATCCAGAAGAACCTCAATCCCCTTTTCAGG GTGAGCTACGTCAAAGTCGTCCCCGAGTTCCCGAGAACTGCTTCGAACAAGCTGCTGAGAAGGGTCCTGAGGGATCAGCTGAAGCAAGAACTTGCAAGTCGCAGCAAGCTATAA
- the LOC123105520 gene encoding probable CoA ligase CCL12 isoform X2 produces the protein MAATARGGVGEIRAGDVEAAGLAAADAGPFLAALRLATGKYGGDAAAAWAAVVAAGVLRPDHPHALHQLVYYSVYAGWDRAKRGPPPYWFPSPIDCKETNLGRVMGENGPKLLGASYKDPISSFGLFHKFSVHNQEVYWKIVLKELSIKFVREPTSILDASDKSKKGGIWFPGAVLNIAECCLLPWPSQSKTDDSTAIVWRDEGFDDYPVNRMSLKELRTQVMTVANALDTMFQKGDHIAIDMPMTCNAVIVYLAIILGGFVVVGIADSFAPQEIATRMRVAKAKAIFTQDFIIRGGKKFPLYSRVMEGTSSKAIVIPATGDLLGVTPRNGDISWKDFLSRSAGRSSIYSPVYQSADALINILFSSGTTGEPKAIPWTQLCPIRCGADTWGHLDVRPKDIGCWPTNLGWVMGPIQLFSSFLNGATLALYHGSPLGRGFCKFVQDARVSVLGSVPSLVKSWKAGNLTEGLDWTKIRVLATTGEASDIDDNLWLSSRTCYKPIVECCGGTELASSYIQGSLLQPQAFGAFSGASMSTGFVILDEQGNPYPDDLPCSGEVGLFPLYFGATNRLLNADHDKVYFDGMPIYRGRQLRRHGDIIQRTVGGYYIVQGRADDTMNLGGIKTSSVEIERVCNGADEGLLETAAVGIKPSGGGPEQLAILAVLKDRSAPYDANILKGKFQTAIQKNLNPLFRVSYVKVVPEFPRTASNKLLRRVLRDQLKQELASRSKL, from the exons ATGGCGGCCACCGCGAGGGGCGGCGTGGGCGAGATCCGGgcgggcgacgtggaggcggccGGGCTCGCCGCGGCGGACGCGGGGCCCTTCCTCGCCGCGCTCCGCTTGGCGACCGGCAAATACGGCGGCGACGCGGCCGCCGCGTGGGCGGCGGTCGTGGCGGCGGGGGTGCTGCGGCCGGACCACCCGCACGCGCTCCACCAGCTGGTCTACTACTCCGTCTACGCCGGCTGGGACCGCGCCAAGCGGGGCCCGCCGCCCTACTGGTTCCCCTCCCC GATTGACTGCAAGGAAACGAATCTTGGGAGAGTGATGGGAGAGAATGGACCCAAGCTGTTAGGAGCATCATATAAGGATCCAATTTCAAGCTTTGGCCTCTTCCACAAATTCTCTGTTCATAATCAGGAG GTCTACTGGAAAATAGTGCTGAAGGAGCTTTCCATCAAGTTTGTACGAGAACCAACATCGATTCTAGATGCGTCAGATAAATCAAAGAAGGGAGGAATATGGTTCCCAGGTGCAGTGCTCAACATTGCTGAATGTTGTCTGCTACCTTGGCCTTCCCAGAGCAAGACCGATGATAGCACAGCTATTGTCTGGAGGGATGAGGGCTTTGACGATTAcccagtgaaccgtatgtcgtTGAAGGAGCTTCGCACCCAAGTGAT GACTGTTGCAAATGCCCTTGATACCATGTTCCAAAAGGGCGACCATATTGCAATAGACATGCCCATGACGTGCAATGCGGTCATTGTTTATTTGGCAATCATCCTTGGAGGCTTTGTTGTGGTGGGAATAGCAGACAGTTTTGCACCTCAGGAGATTGCGACTCGCATGAGGGTCGCAAAAGCAAAGGCAATCTTTACTCAG GATTTCATAATTAGGGGAGGGAAGAAATTTCCACTTTATAG CCGTGTCATGGAAGGGACTTCATCCAAAGCTATTGTGATCCCTGCAACTGGAGACCTTCTTGGAGTTACACCAAGGAATGGTGACATATCCTGGAAAGATTTTCTTTCTCGTTCTGCTGGAAG GTCATCGATATACTCTCCAGTTTATCAATCTGCAGACGCCCTAATTAATATACTGTTTTCATCAGGAACAACTG GGGAGCCAAAAGCTATACCATGGACACAACTTTGTCCCATAAGATGTGGAGCTGATACCTGGGGACATTTGGATGTTCGCCCAAAGGACATAGGCTGCTGGCCTACAAATCTGGGTTGGGTTATGGGACCTATTCAACTATTCTCATCCTTTCTAAATGGTGCGACGTTGGCTTTATATCATGGTTCTCCTCTTGGACGTGGCTTCTGCAAATTTGTCCAG GATGCCCGTGTGAGTGTATTAGGGTCTGTGCCTAGCTTGGTGAAATCATGGAAGGCTGGTAATCTTACTGAAGGGCTAGACTGGACCAAAATCAG GGTACTTGCCACAACAGGGGAGGCTTCTGATATTGATGATAATCTGTGGCTATCTTCACGTACCTGTTACAAACCCATTGTTGAGTGCTGTGGTGGCACAGAGCTGGCATCCTCATACATTCAAGGGAGTCTTCTGCAGCCACAAGCTTTTGGAGCTTTCAGTGGTGCATCGATGTCCACTGGGTTTGTCATACTCGATGAGCAGGGAAATCCATAT CCTGATGATCTACCTTGTTCTGGAGAAGTGGGCCTCTTCCCTTTATATTTTGGTGCTACTAATCGGCTTCTCAATGCTGACCATGATAAGGTTTACTTCGATGGAATGCCCATTTACAGAGGACGG CAACTCCGACGACATGGAGATATAATCCAGAGGACAGTAGGTGGTTACTATATCGTGCAGGGCAGAGCAGACGATACTATGAATCTTGGAGGGATTAAG ACAAGTTCAGTGGAGATCGAACGGGTTTGTAATGGAGCCGATGAGGGTTTGCTAGAAACAGCAGCTGTTGGCATCAAACCTTCCGGCGGGGGACCAGAACAACTGGCTATCTTGGCAGTGCTAAAAGATAGATCGGCACCATACGATGCAAATATTCTGAAGGGAAAGTTCCAGACAGCCATCCAGAAGAACCTCAATCCCCTTTTCAGG GTGAGCTACGTCAAAGTCGTCCCCGAGTTCCCGAGAACTGCTTCGAACAAGCTGCTGAGAAGGGTCCTGAGGGATCAGCTGAAGCAAGAACTTGCAAGTCGCAGCAAGCTATAA